One window of the Acaryochloris thomasi RCC1774 genome contains the following:
- a CDS encoding addiction module antidote protein produces the protein MPKTKTQPWDAANHLETKEDIAAYLEAALEDGDPALITAALGDVARSKGMTQISRDTGLGRESLYKALSVEGNPEFATILKVFQALGLQLQVKTVESESFV, from the coding sequence GTGCCTAAAACTAAAACTCAGCCTTGGGACGCAGCAAATCACTTAGAAACTAAAGAGGACATAGCAGCATATCTCGAAGCGGCGCTTGAAGATGGAGATCCTGCCTTGATTACTGCCGCCCTTGGAGATGTTGCTCGTTCTAAAGGAATGACACAGATCTCGCGTGATACTGGCCTTGGTCGTGAAAGTCTCTATAAAGCGTTATCTGTCGAAGGTAATCCAGAATTTGCAACGATTCTCAAGGTTTTTCAAGCTTTAGGCCTTCAGTTACAGGTGAAGACAGTTGAAAGTGAAAGCTTTGTCTAA
- a CDS encoding WD40 repeat domain-containing protein, translating to MPRLKQPQLNLKWRGTLDDYVTAIAWSPDSQQVAACDGSGAIQCLHRGTQQTYCLQSSTGQSVDALAYSHDGRFLAAGGQEGRLCVWEMTQESPALLTTLENPRTWVDQLTWHPRRLELAFNLGRYAQVWEVETQSVLTTLAFESSSVLDLAWHPQRDWLAVGGHQGVKIWQDWDDDPAIREIPAASVCVDWSPDGQYLAAGNLDRTLIVWPWDQDTPWRMTGFPGKVRHLAWAETIPLLSAASGDCVITWQRQGEGWEAELLDGHTQTVNAIAFQPGTTLLASTAADGYLCLWKGGHKLVQALKGVSGSALAWSPDGQTLAMGGQQGEWQLWTQSSRGQGFR from the coding sequence TTGCCTCGCTTAAAGCAGCCCCAGCTCAATCTCAAATGGCGTGGGACTCTCGATGACTATGTAACGGCGATTGCCTGGTCCCCCGACAGCCAGCAGGTCGCCGCCTGCGATGGGTCAGGAGCGATTCAGTGTCTCCATCGGGGGACACAGCAAACCTATTGTCTACAGAGCAGCACGGGGCAATCGGTCGATGCCTTGGCTTACTCCCATGATGGTCGTTTTTTAGCAGCAGGCGGTCAAGAGGGTCGCCTGTGTGTCTGGGAGATGACCCAGGAGTCCCCAGCATTGCTGACCACTCTAGAGAATCCCCGAACTTGGGTCGATCAGCTCACCTGGCATCCGCGACGGCTGGAGCTGGCCTTTAACTTGGGGCGCTATGCTCAAGTATGGGAGGTTGAGACCCAAAGCGTACTCACAACCCTGGCCTTTGAAAGCTCTTCGGTGTTGGATTTGGCTTGGCATCCTCAGCGGGATTGGCTAGCGGTGGGAGGACACCAGGGGGTGAAGATTTGGCAAGACTGGGATGATGATCCGGCGATTCGTGAGATTCCGGCTGCCAGTGTTTGTGTGGATTGGTCACCGGATGGGCAATATTTAGCTGCGGGGAATCTGGATCGCACCTTGATAGTGTGGCCTTGGGATCAGGATACGCCCTGGCGGATGACGGGATTTCCGGGAAAAGTACGACATCTGGCCTGGGCGGAGACGATACCGCTGCTGTCCGCTGCCAGCGGCGATTGTGTAATCACTTGGCAACGACAAGGAGAAGGCTGGGAGGCGGAGCTGTTAGATGGGCATACGCAGACGGTGAATGCGATCGCATTTCAACCGGGCACAACCCTGCTTGCCTCTACTGCTGCCGATGGCTACCTGTGTTTATGGAAAGGAGGGCATAAGCTGGTACAAGCACTGAAGGGTGTCAGCGGGTCGGCGCTGGCCTGGAGTCCTGACGGCCAGACGTTAGCAATGGGCGGTCAACAGGGAGAATGGCAGCTCTGGACTCAAAGCTCACGCGGTCAAGGATTTCGCTAA